In Bacillus pumilus, the sequence CTTAATCAGCGGAAAAGTAGTAGCGAAAAAAGACATCAAATTAGGACAATTCCTATCTCATGAAGATGTAGAACTTGATTCAAACACAACGGTCTGGAAGCTGCGTTCACTACAAGATCACTTATTTCAATCATAAGGGCGTGAGGCTATGGAAAAATTAGCAATCGTACTTTGTATCATTCTCATTGTGCAATATGGTTTATCGTTTATTCAAATCAAGTACTACCGCAAAAGCATGGATTCACTGATTGATGACTATAAAGGGAAACAAGGCTATCACTTGTTTTCAGGAATGGAGCGGCGCAAAGTTGGTCCTGGGGCCATTGCGCTCATCATTGTCGATGAATCATATATCATTCAAAAATGTCATGTGCTTGGCGGAGTCTCGATCTTATCTAAATTTAAGGAAGTTCCTTCATATGAAGGCAAGCATGTAGGGGCTGTGCTAGACGAGCACCATATGATGAAACAAGCATTGAAAAGACGTAAAAAAGGACCAGCTGTCATGCAAGCACTCTCTATGGCAGCTGAGCAGGCGCTTGTCTCAATTTCGAAGAAAAATATAACAAATGTGAACTAAAGAAAGGGGAGATGAAACATGGAATGGATTCAATGGTTTGGAGAGCACTTTATCGGAATGTTTGAAGCCGGCGGAAAGCAATTCATGGGTCTTGTTACAGGTATCGTTCCAACGCTTGTTGTGCTACTTACTTTCACTTATGCTGTCATGAAGTTTATTGGAGAAGAGAGAGTGAATAGAGCGATCCAATTTGCAGCGAAATATACCATTTTGCGCTACACGTTAATGCCGATTTTATCCGTTCTTATTTTGACAAATCCAATGGCTTATACGTTTGGCCGCTTCTTACCTGAAAAACAAAAACCAGCATTCTATGATTCAGCTGTTTCATTTGTTCATCCGGTGACATCACTATTCCCGTATGCCAATGCAGGAGAACTATTTGTCTACTTAGGAATTGCGAACGGGATTAAAGAAGCTGGATATTCAATGTCAGAGCTTGCTGTTCGATACTTCTTAGTCGGGATTGTCGTCATTTTACTTCGCGGAATCATTACTGAATGGATCACAAAATACTTAGCAGGAAAAATGAAAGCGAATTCACAATAGGGGAGGGTTAGACATGACAAACCACAAAGTATTTGTAGCAAAAGGTGCTGGCGGATGGGGAAAAGGCTTAGAGCTTGAACCAACTGGTAAAAGAAGAAAGGTTGTTTCCATTACAGGGGGAGGCATTCACCCAGTTGCACGTAAAATTGCAGAAATGACAGGGACAGAAGCATGTGACGGTTTTAAAAACTCGATACCAGAAGATGAAATGATGTGTGTTGTCATTGACTGCGGAGGAACCGCGCGAATCGGACTTTATCCAATGAAGCGCATTCCAACTGTAGACGTTTTGGCATCCTCTCCTTCTGGACCGCTTGCAAAACATATTACAGAGGATATCTTCGTATCAGGGGTAACAGAAAAAGATATTTCCTTTGTGGAAGCATCAGCTGGTGAGGCGAAAGCAGAAGGTCAAGTAAATAGTGAATCGATTGATAAAGAGAATTTCAAAGAAACGTATTCAAAGCTAAAAGAAGAAAATATCGAGCGTCAGGAAAAAGGCAATTTCCTCATGAGATTCTCAAGAGGAATCGGGAAAGTAACCGGCACGTTCTACCAAGCTGGCCGTGATTCTGTTGATATGCTTTTGAAAAACATTATTCCATTCATGGCATTTGTCAGTATGTTAATTGGAATTATCAATTATACAAAAATCGGTGATCTGATTGCCCATTTTCTATCACCACTCGCAGGATCTCTATGGGGGCTCTTACTGCTCGTTGTGGTCTGTACACTGCCATTCCTATCACCTGTCTTAGGACCTGGTGCAGT encodes:
- the srlA gene encoding PTS glucitol/sorbitol transporter subunit IIC, with product MEWIQWFGEHFIGMFEAGGKQFMGLVTGIVPTLVVLLTFTYAVMKFIGEERVNRAIQFAAKYTILRYTLMPILSVLILTNPMAYTFGRFLPEKQKPAFYDSAVSFVHPVTSLFPYANAGELFVYLGIANGIKEAGYSMSELAVRYFLVGIVVILLRGIITEWITKYLAGKMKANSQ
- a CDS encoding transcriptional regulator GutM, which translates into the protein MEKLAIVLCIILIVQYGLSFIQIKYYRKSMDSLIDDYKGKQGYHLFSGMERRKVGPGAIALIIVDESYIIQKCHVLGGVSILSKFKEVPSYEGKHVGAVLDEHHMMKQALKRRKKGPAVMQALSMAAEQALVSISKKNITNVN
- the srlE gene encoding PTS glucitol/sorbitol transporter subunit IIB, which produces MTNHKVFVAKGAGGWGKGLELEPTGKRRKVVSITGGGIHPVARKIAEMTGTEACDGFKNSIPEDEMMCVVIDCGGTARIGLYPMKRIPTVDVLASSPSGPLAKHITEDIFVSGVTEKDISFVEASAGEAKAEGQVNSESIDKENFKETYSKLKEENIERQEKGNFLMRFSRGIGKVTGTFYQAGRDSVDMLLKNIIPFMAFVSMLIGIINYTKIGDLIAHFLSPLAGSLWGLLLLVVVCTLPFLSPVLGPGAVIAQVIGVLIGSQIALGNIPPQFALPALFAINGQVGCDFIPVGLSLGEAKPETVQYGVPAVLYSRLITGVLSVVIAYVASFGMY